The proteins below are encoded in one region of Shewanella putrefaciens:
- the truC gene encoding tRNA pseudouridine(65) synthase TruC produces the protein MNQDDAWLDMPDAALDTATQGDCDEQAPELTILFEDEHIVAIHKPAGLLVHRSYLARRERFFAMQLTRDLVGCHVFPVHRLDRPTSGVLVFAKSSEIANNLCEQFANHTVEKQYLALVRGNMHESGVLDYALKVELDEVGDKYASQDKAAQDAVTAYEPLLNAEIPYPSGRYPTSRFALVRLCPKTGRKHQLRRHMAHLRHPILGDTTHGDGKQNAFFREHFGLNRLWLIAKKLTFTHPVTQTRISIETELEPQWEQVFSGLGWDDAVLSQEPTLLIAK, from the coding sequence ATGAACCAAGATGATGCATGGCTGGATATGCCCGATGCTGCACTAGACACCGCCACCCAAGGTGACTGTGATGAGCAAGCGCCTGAGTTGACTATTTTATTTGAAGATGAACATATAGTTGCGATCCATAAGCCCGCAGGCTTACTCGTTCACCGTAGTTATTTGGCCCGCCGTGAGCGTTTTTTTGCTATGCAGTTGACCCGGGATTTAGTGGGTTGCCATGTATTTCCCGTGCATCGTTTAGACAGGCCTACTTCCGGTGTATTAGTGTTTGCCAAAAGTAGCGAGATAGCCAATAACCTCTGTGAGCAATTTGCTAATCATACTGTTGAAAAACAATACCTTGCACTAGTTCGTGGCAATATGCATGAATCAGGTGTGCTCGATTATGCCCTCAAAGTTGAACTCGATGAAGTGGGGGATAAATACGCAAGCCAGGATAAAGCGGCGCAGGATGCCGTCACTGCCTATGAGCCTTTGCTCAATGCGGAAATTCCATATCCTTCAGGACGATATCCAACGAGTCGTTTTGCGTTAGTGCGACTTTGCCCTAAAACGGGGCGTAAGCATCAACTAAGAAGGCATATGGCCCATTTGCGTCATCCGATTTTAGGTGATACCACCCATGGTGATGGCAAACAGAATGCCTTTTTCCGGGAACATTTTGGCTTGAATCGCCTGTGGCTTATCGCTAAAAAACTCACCTTTACACACCCCGTAACCCAAACTCGGATCAGCATTGAGACTGAGCTTGAGCCACAATGGGAGCAGGTATTTTCCGGTCTTGGTTGGGATGATGCCGTACTCAGCCAAGAGCCGACACTCTTGATTGCTAAATAG
- a CDS encoding DUF3549 family protein: MTEITTLSQFLTTAKTQFQVYDLGRRVQHIDLLAFHQIESLATPYPYPIQGHAQFAIVFWDASQQHFIWFLKLALDEQGLLSPAPRSQFIEMVLSALGQDPTQPLSDEQQERLANNPFSFKPSQEKLAVFNALVRKQLGQRASTQYEFAMQYLAGQIAPSQWQQVGMQGIADVCVRVKEQDHEAHIIASFDTTAMEVQIALCQCLEHVHLSPALANKIFDKFTLAPVEYKTYFLRALASNNELSQKAFIHLHQASQLDANSLLSIAGRNWTVLKQEVSRSIYLEALALQPQAFFNQVFADIVAIPSLRNQLLGELRNPNRSVQLSQAIGGLFKAASK; this comes from the coding sequence ATGACTGAAATTACTACTCTTAGCCAATTTTTAACCACAGCCAAAACCCAGTTTCAAGTGTATGACCTAGGTCGCAGGGTGCAGCATATTGATCTGCTGGCGTTTCATCAAATCGAATCCCTTGCAACTCCCTATCCTTATCCAATACAGGGACATGCGCAATTTGCCATTGTATTTTGGGATGCGAGCCAGCAACACTTTATTTGGTTTCTAAAACTGGCCTTAGATGAACAAGGATTACTGTCGCCCGCGCCACGGTCACAATTTATCGAAATGGTGTTATCGGCCCTAGGGCAAGATCCCACCCAACCACTGAGTGATGAGCAGCAAGAACGCTTAGCCAACAACCCTTTTAGCTTTAAACCAAGCCAAGAAAAATTAGCGGTATTCAATGCATTAGTACGTAAGCAATTAGGACAAAGGGCATCAACACAGTATGAATTTGCAATGCAATACCTTGCTGGTCAAATCGCTCCCAGCCAATGGCAACAGGTAGGAATGCAAGGAATTGCCGATGTATGCGTGCGAGTTAAAGAGCAAGACCATGAGGCACACATTATTGCCAGTTTTGATACGACAGCAATGGAAGTGCAAATCGCCCTTTGCCAATGTTTAGAGCATGTGCATTTAAGCCCAGCACTTGCCAACAAAATTTTTGACAAGTTCACCCTGGCCCCTGTTGAATACAAAACCTATTTTCTTCGCGCATTAGCCTCCAATAACGAGTTAAGCCAAAAGGCATTTATTCATTTGCATCAAGCATCACAGCTAGATGCCAATAGCCTGCTCAGTATTGCAGGACGTAATTGGACTGTGCTAAAGCAAGAGGTGAGTCGCAGTATTTACTTAGAAGCACTAGCCCTTCAACCCCAAGCCTTTTTTAATCAGGTCTTTGCTGATATTGTGGCTATCCCTAGTTTACGCAATCAACTACTAGGTGAATTAAGAAATCCCAATCGTAGCGTTCAACTATCACAGGCCATAGGTGGTTTGTTTAAGGCGGCAAGCAAATGA
- a CDS encoding PTS transporter subunit EIIC has protein sequence MAGTLESSRQVRARRLGHFVTQQWFKFAQRLSQALLIPIAILPAAGVMLGLTVSPIPFMPAELTVLMLAVGKLIFAIMPMLFAVAVAIGFCRDQGIAAFTAVFGYGVMTATLAALADLYRLPTQPLLGMETLDTGIAGGMLLGGITCLAVRWSQYIQLPAIFSFFEGRRSASLLIIPLAMGLGYGLAHVWPPLSLLIEQVSDWAVYQKPAIAFGVYGALERLLIPLGLHHIWNAPFYLEVGQYQLQGSEVIRGEVARYLAGDPQAGNLAGGYLIKMWGLPAAALAMWRCADRSERNRVAGIMLSAAAASWLTGVTEPIEFAFMFVAPVLFLIHALLSGLAYSVCILLDIHHSIVFSHGLVDFSLLFSLSRNTSWFIFLGPLTAIIYYLLFRLSILAFNLKTPGRLERQEHQGAKESLRAIIAALGGRENIVELNACLTRLRLSVHKPELVNKVRLSQLGAKGVIVMGKGVQVVYGTKAETLRKVLQRYLDTRR, from the coding sequence ATGGCTGGAACGTTGGAATCAAGTCGTCAAGTCCGAGCTCGCCGCTTAGGTCACTTTGTCACTCAACAATGGTTTAAATTTGCCCAGCGCCTAAGCCAAGCGTTACTCATTCCTATTGCTATCTTACCGGCGGCAGGAGTGATGTTGGGGTTAACCGTAAGCCCGATTCCTTTTATGCCCGCTGAACTTACCGTGCTGATGTTGGCCGTGGGTAAGCTGATTTTCGCCATTATGCCCATGCTGTTTGCGGTGGCTGTGGCCATAGGTTTTTGCCGCGATCAAGGCATTGCCGCATTTACCGCCGTGTTTGGGTATGGGGTGATGACGGCAACCCTAGCGGCCCTTGCCGATCTATACCGACTTCCAACCCAGCCCTTACTCGGGATGGAGACTTTAGATACTGGCATTGCGGGTGGTATGTTGCTCGGCGGTATCACTTGTCTTGCGGTGCGTTGGAGCCAATATATTCAATTGCCAGCCATTTTTTCATTCTTCGAGGGGCGGCGTAGCGCATCTTTACTGATTATTCCTTTGGCCATGGGCTTAGGTTATGGGCTTGCCCATGTTTGGCCACCCCTGTCACTTCTGATTGAGCAAGTGTCGGACTGGGCCGTATATCAGAAGCCCGCGATTGCGTTTGGCGTGTATGGTGCGCTAGAGCGCTTGCTCATTCCCTTAGGGCTACATCATATTTGGAATGCGCCTTTCTATTTGGAAGTGGGACAATATCAATTGCAGGGGTCGGAAGTTATCCGTGGCGAAGTGGCACGCTATTTAGCGGGCGATCCCCAAGCGGGCAATCTTGCCGGCGGGTATTTGATTAAAATGTGGGGGTTGCCCGCGGCGGCCCTTGCCATGTGGCGTTGTGCCGATAGGTCTGAGCGCAATCGTGTGGCCGGCATTATGCTCTCGGCCGCGGCGGCGAGTTGGTTGACTGGGGTGACAGAACCTATCGAATTTGCCTTTATGTTTGTGGCGCCGGTTTTGTTTTTAATTCATGCGTTACTCTCAGGCCTTGCCTATTCGGTGTGCATTCTGCTCGATATTCACCACAGCATAGTGTTTTCCCACGGGCTGGTGGATTTTTCGCTGTTGTTTTCCCTTTCTCGCAATACGAGTTGGTTTATTTTCCTTGGCCCATTAACGGCGATAATTTATTACCTTTTGTTTAGATTGAGTATTTTAGCCTTTAATTTAAAAACCCCCGGTCGACTCGAACGACAAGAGCATCAAGGGGCTAAGGAGAGTTTAAGGGCGATCATTGCTGCACTTGGCGGAAGAGAGAATATTGTTGAGTTGAATGCCTGCTTAACCAGGTTGCGCTTGAGTGTGCATAAACCTGAATTGGTCAATAAAGTTCGTTTGAGCCAGCTAGGGGCCAAGGGCGTGATTGTGATGGGAAAAGGTGTCCAAGTGGTGTATGGCACTAAGGCTGAAACCCTGCGAAAAGTACTGCAGCGCTATTTGGATACTCGCCGTTAA
- a CDS encoding DUF3192 domain-containing protein, which yields MMNTRFNRKLIAVTFLGLASLGLSGCVVNVGDGESGWDSSESWEKVQEKNRNNLIKLSLGMSKDQVMTLMGTADLSEAYIQQSAQQGEANKEVLVLFYRTQHTHSDGKTTKDECTPIVLSNNALVGWGDTAYSKI from the coding sequence ATGATGAATACTAGATTTAATCGCAAACTTATCGCAGTTACTTTTTTAGGGCTTGCAAGCTTAGGTCTTAGCGGCTGCGTGGTCAATGTTGGCGATGGAGAATCGGGTTGGGATAGCAGTGAATCATGGGAAAAAGTGCAGGAAAAGAATCGCAATAATTTAATTAAACTCAGCCTTGGCATGAGTAAAGACCAAGTTATGACCCTAATGGGAACCGCTGATTTGAGCGAAGCTTATATTCAACAAAGTGCTCAGCAAGGTGAAGCCAATAAAGAAGTGTTAGTGCTTTTTTATCGAACCCAACATACCCATAGTGACGGTAAAACCACTAAGGACGAATGTACCCCCATCGTCCTTAGCAACAATGCGTTAGTGGGCTGGGGTGATACAGCTTATAGCAAAATCTAA
- a CDS encoding GNAT family N-acetyltransferase, translating to MDNKTLDECRAVYLTAEDLRVAASILYNAYHDDPFFVEALATSDKFAYEQKLRAAIREELNTLWQQKQALIGLFDQERLVGVACVVTQEVPLGEGRYWHWRLKMLLGTGWQSTQAIMKKESTILELLPSNHCGILQFIALALNEQGKGLGHQLVQAVVSWCDEQPELDGIGVFTTQESHTHLLTQHDFVSLGELVIGSVPGQLLFYAGQQDE from the coding sequence ATGGACAATAAAACCTTGGACGAGTGTCGTGCAGTTTATTTGACCGCCGAAGATTTACGTGTTGCCGCTTCAATTCTTTACAATGCCTACCATGATGATCCCTTCTTTGTCGAAGCGCTCGCAACTTCTGATAAGTTTGCCTACGAACAAAAATTGCGCGCCGCTATTCGTGAAGAACTCAATACGCTATGGCAACAAAAACAAGCACTAATAGGGTTGTTTGATCAAGAACGTTTAGTGGGCGTGGCCTGTGTCGTGACTCAAGAAGTGCCACTTGGGGAAGGGCGCTATTGGCATTGGCGTTTAAAAATGTTGCTCGGTACGGGATGGCAATCGACCCAAGCTATAATGAAAAAAGAGTCGACAATTTTGGAATTGTTACCTAGCAATCACTGTGGGATCTTGCAGTTTATTGCTTTAGCTTTGAACGAACAGGGCAAAGGCTTAGGTCATCAGCTCGTACAAGCGGTTGTAAGTTGGTGTGATGAACAGCCCGAGCTCGATGGTATCGGGGTTTTTACGACTCAAGAAAGCCATACGCATTTATTGACTCAGCATGATTTTGTCTCACTGGGCGAATTGGTTATTGGCAGTGTGCCAGGGCAATTATTATTTTATGCGGGTCAACAAGATGAATGA
- a CDS encoding DUF2789 domain-containing protein: protein MDTTPVDLAHLFEQLGLDNHPAAIVQFIATHKLAPHIHLSQAPFWTSAQKSFIIEALEADAQWTELIEQLDTQLRKP, encoded by the coding sequence ATGGATACCACACCCGTAGATTTAGCACATTTATTTGAACAACTGGGATTGGATAATCACCCCGCAGCCATAGTGCAATTTATCGCGACCCATAAATTAGCGCCACACATACACTTAAGCCAAGCGCCCTTTTGGACATCGGCCCAGAAGAGCTTCATTATCGAAGCCCTAGAAGCCGATGCCCAATGGACTGAGCTTATTGAGCAGCTAGATACTCAGCTCAGAAAGCCCTAA
- a CDS encoding flavodoxin — protein MKKVNLVFGTVYGSAQFTAETLEKALIQLGYGAKLWQPDEIAHFTPPQDELLVVVTSTTGQGDLPDDIQPWFYHLKNTAPYLPELKFSVIALGDSSYETFCGAGKSVDELLVELGAKPILERLEIDACETMEPEVEAIKWLERWNQVVKSELAA, from the coding sequence ATGAAAAAGGTGAATCTGGTGTTTGGCACTGTGTATGGTAGTGCACAGTTTACGGCCGAAACCTTAGAAAAGGCATTAATTCAACTCGGTTATGGGGCAAAACTATGGCAACCGGACGAGATTGCCCATTTCACTCCACCCCAGGATGAGTTGTTAGTGGTGGTGACCTCGACCACGGGGCAAGGTGATTTACCCGATGATATTCAGCCTTGGTTTTATCACTTAAAAAATACCGCTCCCTATTTACCCGAGCTTAAATTCAGTGTTATTGCACTTGGGGATTCGAGTTACGAGACTTTCTGTGGTGCGGGTAAGTCAGTTGATGAGTTACTGGTTGAATTAGGCGCTAAACCTATTCTTGAGCGTCTTGAAATCGATGCCTGTGAAACCATGGAACCTGAGGTAGAAGCAATAAAATGGCTGGAACGTTGGAATCAAGTCGTCAAGTCCGAGCTCGCCGCTTAG
- the queF gene encoding NADPH-dependent 7-cyano-7-deazaguanine reductase QueF (Catalyzes the NADPH-dependent reduction of 7-cyano-7-deazaguanine (preQ0) to 7-aminomethyl-7-deazaguanine (preQ1) in queuosine biosynthesis): MTQNHDPYSDAKELVGLTLGKATDYQAEYDASLLQGVPRSLNRNAIALTGTLPFHGADIWTGYELSWLNAKGKPMVAIAEFHLSYESLNLIESKSFKLYLNSFNQTKFDSIDAVQKTLVQDLSQCAQGEVTVKIIEPKSFGIQRIIELPGTCIDDLDIEVSDYSFNPDYLENSTDDKQTVAETLNSNLLKSNCLITSQPDWGSVMIRYQGPKIDREKLLRYLISFRQHNEFHEQCVERIFVDLKRYCHCTKLTVYARYTRRGGLDINPYRSDFEHPGESHRLARQ, translated from the coding sequence ATGACACAGAATCACGATCCCTATAGTGATGCAAAAGAGCTTGTTGGACTAACGTTAGGTAAAGCCACCGACTACCAAGCTGAGTATGATGCATCGCTGCTGCAAGGGGTTCCACGCTCACTAAACCGTAATGCTATTGCACTGACTGGGACCTTGCCCTTTCATGGCGCCGATATCTGGACCGGTTATGAGCTGTCTTGGCTGAATGCAAAAGGTAAGCCTATGGTGGCCATAGCTGAATTTCATTTAAGCTATGAAAGCCTGAATCTGATTGAGTCGAAATCCTTCAAATTGTATTTAAACAGCTTTAATCAGACCAAATTCGACAGTATCGATGCCGTCCAAAAAACCTTAGTGCAGGACTTAAGTCAGTGCGCTCAAGGCGAAGTGACAGTCAAGATTATCGAACCTAAAAGTTTTGGTATTCAGCGTATTATAGAACTGCCAGGCACCTGCATTGACGATCTCGATATTGAAGTCAGCGATTATAGTTTTAACCCTGATTACTTAGAAAACAGCACGGACGATAAGCAAACGGTCGCAGAAACGCTTAATTCAAATCTGCTAAAATCCAACTGTTTGATCACCTCACAACCCGATTGGGGCAGCGTGATGATCCGTTATCAAGGGCCGAAAATCGATCGCGAAAAACTGCTGCGCTATTTGATTTCTTTCCGCCAGCATAACGAGTTCCACGAACAATGTGTCGAGCGGATTTTTGTCGATTTAAAACGCTACTGTCATTGCACTAAGTTAACCGTGTACGCCCGTTATACGCGCCGTGGCGGCTTAGATATCAACCCTTATCGCAGTGATTTTGAGCACCCCGGCGAAAGCCACAGACTCGCAAGACAGTAA
- a CDS encoding YqcC family protein — MLYSQTRTKLAQISDCLRQAGLWSTTAPSVQAMASTAPFACDLMPLEQWLQFIFIPRMQALIDAGQPLPSQIAIAPMAQHVWQNMGQLQLLIGVLNELDMLLNEPR, encoded by the coding sequence ATGTTATATAGTCAAACGCGAACAAAACTAGCACAAATATCCGATTGCTTACGTCAAGCAGGGTTATGGTCAACCACAGCCCCCTCCGTGCAGGCCATGGCAAGCACAGCCCCTTTTGCCTGTGATCTTATGCCCTTGGAGCAATGGTTACAGTTTATTTTTATCCCCCGCATGCAAGCGCTGATTGACGCCGGGCAGCCATTGCCCTCGCAAATTGCTATTGCTCCAATGGCACAGCATGTGTGGCAAAACATGGGCCAATTACAGTTGTTAATTGGTGTCTTAAACGAATTGGATATGTTGTTAAATGAACCAAGATGA
- a CDS encoding DUF3301 domain-containing protein → MMSDLLLIIALVVIAAFFWQLRQMAELSRIFAEKECCRQKVQLLAIAMETARPSLGGTTGICWKAKYLFEFSTDGINQYSGHIWMLGKKIQKIEWPIFPEPEWHEAPTAQGKFGGCGTQSGCSSGKCH, encoded by the coding sequence ATGATGTCAGATTTACTGTTAATTATTGCATTGGTCGTGATTGCCGCATTCTTTTGGCAACTAAGACAAATGGCAGAATTAAGCCGTATTTTTGCCGAGAAAGAATGTTGTCGGCAAAAAGTTCAGCTCCTAGCGATTGCAATGGAAACCGCCCGCCCAAGCCTAGGTGGGACGACAGGAATATGCTGGAAAGCTAAATACTTATTTGAATTTAGTACCGACGGTATCAACCAATACAGTGGTCATATTTGGATGCTCGGCAAAAAAATTCAAAAAATTGAGTGGCCAATCTTCCCTGAGCCAGAATGGCATGAAGCGCCTACAGCGCAGGGTAAATTTGGCGGTTGTGGTACGCAAAGCGGCTGTAGCTCAGGCAAGTGCCATTAA
- a CDS encoding DUF962 domain-containing protein, which translates to MNERYKCFADFYPFYLSQHQDKTCRWLHFIGSSLVLLLLVGAIVTHNCWLLWFIPIVGYGFAWVGHFIFEKNRPATFQYPLYSLMSDWVMFAQMLRNLLKR; encoded by the coding sequence ATGAATGAGCGATACAAATGTTTTGCCGATTTTTATCCCTTTTACCTCTCACAGCACCAAGACAAGACGTGTCGGTGGCTGCATTTTATCGGTAGCAGTTTAGTGTTGCTGTTATTGGTGGGCGCCATAGTCACCCATAACTGCTGGCTATTGTGGTTTATTCCTATTGTGGGTTATGGATTTGCATGGGTTGGGCACTTCATTTTTGAGAAAAATCGACCCGCGACATTTCAATATCCTTTGTATAGTTTAATGAGCGATTGGGTGATGTTTGCACAGATGCTGCGCAACTTATTGAAGCGCTAA
- a CDS encoding LysR family transcriptional regulator, translating into MPTQKPLDLNLLRVFMVVYRTRSFTLAAQELDLTQSSVSNAISRFRTWVGESLFNRVGRGIEPTAVAREMYRKFEQPMADIETVLLGFEHFDPNSSQRRFYVYANESVIEALQASVQALLQGADIEVIFRESPPQEAELYKDILLERVAVAVDIKPAQQSLLSSKLLFTETLVCIVSRQHPRIQGAISHEQYFAEKHVFLNLRRFNLTAGDLFTEGVLPRRKMYSEQSSLLSMFATVGKSEAIGIAPLRYASQYAQMFGLQILPMPLRTRPIDLYMVWGSKYTQNPSHQWLRSLLLQASTKTVTEKSAESG; encoded by the coding sequence ATGCCGACACAAAAACCGTTAGATTTAAACTTATTACGGGTGTTTATGGTGGTTTACCGCACTCGGTCATTCACCCTAGCGGCGCAGGAGTTAGATTTAACTCAGTCTTCGGTGAGTAATGCGATAAGTCGATTCAGGACCTGGGTCGGGGAGTCACTGTTTAATCGGGTTGGCCGGGGAATAGAACCGACGGCGGTGGCGCGGGAGATGTACCGAAAATTCGAACAACCCATGGCGGATATTGAAACCGTCTTATTAGGATTTGAGCATTTTGATCCCAACTCTAGCCAGCGGCGCTTTTATGTGTATGCCAATGAGTCGGTTATCGAAGCGCTGCAGGCCAGTGTGCAGGCTCTGTTGCAGGGGGCGGATATTGAAGTGATTTTCCGTGAGTCGCCGCCGCAGGAGGCTGAGTTATATAAAGATATCTTGCTTGAGCGGGTCGCCGTGGCGGTTGATATTAAACCTGCGCAGCAAAGTTTGCTCTCAAGCAAATTGCTCTTCACCGAAACCTTAGTGTGTATCGTCAGTCGGCAACATCCCCGTATTCAAGGTGCCATCAGCCATGAACAGTATTTTGCGGAGAAACACGTCTTTTTGAATTTGCGGCGTTTTAATTTGACGGCGGGGGATTTGTTTACTGAGGGCGTGTTGCCAAGGCGCAAAATGTACAGCGAGCAGTCATCTTTATTGAGTATGTTTGCGACCGTAGGTAAAAGTGAGGCGATAGGCATAGCGCCTTTACGTTACGCCAGTCAGTACGCCCAAATGTTTGGCCTACAAATTTTACCTATGCCACTTAGAACAAGGCCGATTGATTTGTATATGGTGTGGGGGAGTAAGTACACTCAAAACCCGAGTCATCAATGGTTACGAAGCTTACTGCTTCAGGCCAGTACAAAAACGGTAACTGAAAAAAGCGCTGAGTCTGGCTAA
- a CDS encoding Zn-ribbon-containing protein, with amino-acid sequence MFVTELRFECFADTTISAAEKAINQLLEAYRANGQVLGREFAVAFNDGEFRVRLLTPENNSLAHKYHSPWVKKALAELTEAKLLAPREKFIGQDINSEVSNTDTPSWQLLYTSYVHMCSPLRSGDNLLPIPLYRIPATFNGDHKRIIRWQSEWQACDELQMAAATKAEFAALEELSSPDSDLFRRGWDLRGRIEYLTQIPTYYYLYRVGGQDLTSEMARPCPRCGNQDWKFDEPLLDMFHFRCEPCRIVSNLSWDHQ; translated from the coding sequence ATGTTTGTCACTGAACTGCGCTTCGAATGCTTTGCCGATACCACGATTTCTGCTGCCGAGAAAGCCATTAATCAGCTACTTGAAGCCTATCGAGCCAATGGCCAAGTATTAGGGCGGGAATTTGCGGTCGCCTTTAATGACGGTGAGTTTAGGGTGCGGCTATTAACGCCTGAAAATAACAGCCTAGCGCACAAATACCACAGCCCATGGGTCAAAAAAGCCTTAGCCGAATTAACCGAAGCTAAGCTACTCGCGCCGCGGGAAAAGTTTATCGGGCAAGATATCAATTCTGAGGTCAGCAATACCGATACCCCAAGCTGGCAATTGCTGTATACCAGTTATGTACATATGTGCTCGCCGCTGCGCAGTGGTGACAATTTATTGCCGATTCCCCTGTACCGTATACCCGCCACCTTTAATGGCGACCATAAACGAATTATTCGTTGGCAGAGTGAATGGCAGGCCTGTGACGAGCTGCAAATGGCGGCGGCCACTAAAGCCGAGTTTGCCGCACTTGAGGAATTATCGAGTCCAGACAGTGATTTATTTCGCAGAGGTTGGGATTTACGCGGCCGTATCGAATATCTCACTCAGATCCCGACCTATTACTATTTATATCGCGTCGGTGGTCAGGATCTCACCTCCGAAATGGCGCGCCCCTGCCCTCGTTGTGGCAATCAAGATTGGAAGTTCGATGAACCTTTATTGGATATGTTCCACTTTCGCTGTGAGCCTTGCCGCATAGTGTCTAACCTATCCTGGGATCATCAGTAA
- the purU gene encoding formyltetrahydrofolate deformylase encodes MTDCADAQGLIAKITGVCFNHKLNIIKNSEFVDNAQGRFFMRTELEGIFDSEQLLQDLRDVLPAQNHMTLVSAGKKRIVVLVTKEAHCLGDLLMKAYYGGLSVEIAAVVGNHNALRELTEKFNIPFHLVSHEGLDRTQHEQALLAAVSQYEPDYLVLAKYMRVLTPDFVAQYPNRIINIHHSFLPAFIGAAPYRQAWERGVKIIGATAHFVNNCLDEGPIIKQDVIPVDHSYSALEMARAGRDVEKSVLSKALQLVLNEQVVVYGNKTIVF; translated from the coding sequence ATGACAGATTGTGCCGATGCCCAAGGGCTTATCGCTAAGATCACGGGCGTATGTTTTAACCATAAACTCAATATCATTAAAAACAGTGAGTTTGTGGATAATGCTCAGGGGCGATTTTTTATGCGCACTGAGTTAGAAGGGATATTCGATAGCGAGCAGTTACTGCAGGATCTGCGGGATGTACTGCCAGCACAGAATCATATGACCTTAGTCAGTGCTGGTAAAAAGCGCATTGTGGTGCTGGTGACTAAAGAAGCGCACTGCCTAGGCGATTTACTGATGAAGGCCTATTACGGTGGGCTCAGTGTTGAAATTGCGGCCGTGGTTGGTAATCACAACGCGCTGCGGGAACTGACGGAGAAGTTCAATATTCCCTTCCATTTAGTCAGCCATGAAGGATTAGACAGAACGCAACACGAGCAAGCGCTGCTTGCCGCGGTATCGCAATACGAACCCGATTATTTAGTCTTGGCTAAGTACATGCGGGTATTAACCCCCGATTTTGTGGCGCAATATCCGAATCGAATTATCAATATTCACCACTCCTTCTTACCCGCCTTTATTGGCGCCGCGCCCTATCGTCAAGCCTGGGAGCGCGGGGTGAAGATCATCGGGGCGACCGCCCATTTTGTGAATAATTGCCTCGATGAGGGGCCGATCATTAAGCAGGATGTTATTCCCGTCGATCATAGCTACAGCGCCTTAGAAATGGCGAGGGCGGGGCGGGATGTCGAGAAGAGTGTGCTCAGCAAGGCTCTGCAGCTGGTGCTCAACGAGCAAGTGGTCGTTTATGGTAATAAAACCATTGTATTTTAA
- the syd gene encoding SecY-interacting protein, with protein sequence MSCLSALDKFLQNYHQAYLTTLGELPRYYPQGEASLCIQGEFLPDAGEAVAWKPVKRDEQGSFVNLEQALELSLWPDINVFYGQYFAAPLLFDSQWGTGELLQAWNEDDFNCLQQNIIGHLMMKKQLKQPPTWFIGLLDDGDNMLTVNNADGSVWIEIPGEIPTQQLSPSLAAFIGALSPRIAPPVKHEELPMPALEHPGIFASFKRMWHNLRGKR encoded by the coding sequence GTGTCTTGTCTGTCTGCCCTCGATAAATTTTTGCAAAATTATCATCAAGCTTACCTAACTACTTTAGGTGAATTACCGCGATATTACCCGCAGGGGGAAGCATCTTTATGTATTCAAGGTGAGTTTTTGCCAGATGCGGGTGAAGCCGTTGCTTGGAAGCCTGTTAAACGTGATGAGCAGGGCAGTTTTGTCAACCTTGAACAGGCACTCGAGCTAAGCCTCTGGCCCGATATCAATGTGTTTTACGGCCAGTATTTTGCGGCCCCTTTGCTATTTGACTCCCAGTGGGGCACGGGCGAATTGTTGCAGGCATGGAATGAGGATGATTTTAACTGTTTGCAACAGAATATCATTGGTCACTTGATGATGAAGAAACAACTCAAACAGCCACCAACTTGGTTTATCGGCCTTTTAGACGATGGCGATAATATGCTGACGGTCAATAATGCCGATGGTAGCGTTTGGATTGAGATCCCAGGTGAGATCCCCACCCAGCAATTGTCGCCAAGTTTAGCGGCGTTTATTGGGGCGTTATCCCCACGGATAGCACCGCCAGTAAAACATGAAGAACTCCCTATGCCCGCATTAGAACATCCGGGGATTTTTGCCAGCTTTAAACGTATGTGGCACAACCTTAGGGGGAAGCGTTAA